A single genomic interval of Deltaproteobacteria bacterium harbors:
- a CDS encoding zinc ribbon domain-containing protein: MPIYEFECSKCEAVYERLMKVNERYDTLECPSCGATKPKKLATAFRTNAWSNFLDKMEKKISPHKFK; the protein is encoded by the coding sequence ATGCCCATATACGAATTTGAATGCAGCAAGTGCGAAGCCGTCTATGAGCGGCTCATGAAGGTCAACGAAAGATACGACACCCTGGAGTGTCCGTCATGCGGGGCGACAAAGCCCAAAAAGCTCGCTACGGCCTTCCGGACTAATGCATGGTCGAATTTCCTGGACAAAATGGAAAAGAAGATCAGCCCCCATAAATTCAAATAA